A genomic segment from Bombus huntii isolate Logan2020A chromosome 13, iyBomHunt1.1, whole genome shotgun sequence encodes:
- the LOC126872560 gene encoding transmembrane protein 45B-like: MDSYLPCILTGFIFYTFGLKWCYEYAKYWVSLRPRDDPHTTKGLRLIEKCERLIHRHPIEGSLKLIATAVGLAGTITGGLQQVGTVSPKVVLATIYLFFAFSGLVDILNFYFPHNVSEGLVKLALAQSFFIEGFLFLWGSVGSNALVDKILALIVWTTSLSISLELVWPELKLLRGCTTLLHGGWIAHVVRVYHTVPMLPEGIALVFSWHVAAASAVTLCVVAATRSCAPKLMIEEPPEIPIYDYCQEPDQRM, translated from the coding sequence ATGGATAGCTATTTACCTTGTATTCTCACCggctttatattttataccttTGGCCTAAAGTGGTGTTACGAATATGCTAAGTATTGGGTATCTCTAAGACCTAGAGATGATCCACATACGACAAAGGGACTAAGACTTATAGAAAAATGTGAAAGACTTATACATAGACATCCTATAGAAGGAAGTTTAAAACTAATAGCGACTGCTGTAGGATTAGCTGGTACGATAACTGGTGGTCTGCAACAAGTTGGAACTGTTTCACCAAAAGTTGTACTTGCTACaatctatttattttttgcaTTCTCTGGCCTGgttgatattttaaatttttattttcctcaTAATGTGAGCGAAGGATTAGTTAAATTGGCCCTTGCTCAAAGTTTCTTCATAGAaggatttcttttcttatGGGGGAGTGTTGGAAGCAATGCATtagttgataaaattttagCACTAATAGTATGGACAACATCTTTGTCTATTTCTTTAGAACTTGTATGGCCCGAATTAAAACTTCTAAGAGGTTGTACAACATTACTCCATGGTGGTTGGATAGCACATGTGGTTCGTGTGTATCATACAGTGCCAATGTTACCAGAAGGTATTGCTCTGGTATTTTCTTGGCATGTAGCTGCTGCTTCAGCTGTGACATTATGTGTAGTAGCAGCAACAAGAAGTTGTGCTCCCAAACTTATGATAGAAGAACCACCAGAGATACCTATTTATGATTATTGTCAAGAACCAGACCAGAGAATGTAG